One segment of Dermochelys coriacea isolate rDerCor1 chromosome 27, rDerCor1.pri.v4, whole genome shotgun sequence DNA contains the following:
- the SP6 gene encoding transcription factor Sp6: MLTAVCGSLANQRSETPRAASPHLDLQPLQPYQPHASSEAGGHFPSPLQSTELQHLPLVCPGVEFTAAPSYDLHGSSRLDLDGDSLLAPGTYSKLLQPPPEMAHPYEPWFRPSHPGNAAEDGGVNPWWDLHAGSSWMELPPGQGGLQAPGPAGGLQPVLGGYGSAEHQLCGPPHHLLPSAQHLMGQEGPKLLASSPEPHVLEQAVDGTARAKSSRRSVPRSAGQAACRCPNCQEAERVGPCPDGAKKKHLHNCHIPGCGKAYAKTSHLKAHLRWHSGDRPFVCNWLFCGKRFTRSDELQRHLQTHTGTKRFTCPVCSRVFVRSDHLGKHMKTHEGAKEGAEGEGKGGADPPGKGKREPEASSSSPVTQPN, from the coding sequence ATGCTCACGGCCGTCTGCGGCTCTCTTGCCAATCAGCGGTCAGAGACACCGCGCGCTGCTTCCCCGCACTtggacctgcagcccctgcagcCCTACCAGCCCCACGCCAGCTCCGAGGCGGGTggccacttcccctcccctctccagtcCACGGAGCTCCAGCACCTGCCCTTGGTGTGCCCCGGGGTGGAGTTCACGGCCGCCCCCAGCTACGATCTGCATGGCTCTTCGAGGCTAGACCTGGATGGTGACAGCCTGCTGGCCCCCGGCACGTACTCCAAGCTCCTGCAGCCGCCTCCCGAAATGGCCCACCCCTACGAGCCCTGGTTCAGGCCCTCGCACCCCGGCAACGCCGCCGAGGATGGCGGCGTGAATCCCTGGTGGGACCTCCATGCCGGATCCAGCTGGATGGAGCTGCCGCCGGGTCAAGGCGGCCTCCAAGCTCCTGGCCCCGCGGGCGGACTCCAGCCGGTGCTGGGGGGGTACGGCTCCGCTGAGCACCAGCTCTGTGGCCCACCACACCACCTCCTGCCCTCGGCCCAGCACCTGATGGGCCAGGAAGGGCCGAAGCTGCTCGCCTCGTCTCCGGAGCCGCACGTTCTCGAGCAGGCTGTGGACGGTACCGCCAGGGCAAAGAGCTCGAGGCGATCGGTGCCCCGGAGCGCCGGGCAGGCAGCGTGCCGCTGCCCGAACTGCCAGGAGGCCGAGAGGGTGGGGCCGTGCCCAGACGGGGCCAAGAAGAAGCATCTGCACAACTGCCACATCCCCGGCTGCGGCAAGGCCTACGCCAAGACCTCCCACCTGAAAGCCCACCTGCGCTGGCACAGCGGGGACCGGCCCTTCGTCTGCAACTGGCTCTTCTGCGGCAAGCGCTTCACCCGCTCCGACGAGCTGCAGCGGCACCTCCAGACCCACACGGGGACCAAGAGGTTCACCTGTCCCGTGTGCAGCCGGGTCTTCGTGAGGAGCGACCACCTCGGCAAGCACATGAAGACGCACGAGGGGGCCaaagagggagcagagggggagggcAAAGGTGGGGCAGACCCTCCggggaaaggcaagagggagCCCGAggccagcagctccagccccgTGACCCAGCCCAACTGA